In Humulus lupulus chromosome 6, drHumLupu1.1, whole genome shotgun sequence, a single genomic region encodes these proteins:
- the LOC133784570 gene encoding uncharacterized protein LOC133784570, with the protein MNEIQHFSHRHPLYGFVGLWWPVVFTCGMCNQPLDRCEVHYECRRCDYQIHTACAELPELINNSLHGTHSLNLLKRSSLETSIRCFYCDKSFGNEFAYTCKECAFYMHIRCSSIRQPTIACDDHGVIQFSCHQHPMPLVVEHGIVKMMKMMEIVKMMKILFLINCHRKFNILFIHTNILPLNSVSLNLVIFAIKKIADSFLAVMKLGVPLRFVPNHIHSLTLLDSVVEDNCHEYYCDVCEKERNPDFRVYNCSNCRYEAHIHCLILQIMKLMKMGNDISNNVELWALGENRWNWTIAIEERDYNNTHKVTLGDLMSCLTQQEKEILLHPRSINFSFVISKHDSYKNANSRFHQLGRSIEDFETITEFFQKFDSLKNGFDNEIYWYTREEGIRFKVEDKYLRQEVMEVDGKYKVPKTLAPILKTLLDNYCGGGDLGGLSSLSPAMKSVSTTILLIVIDKMCRTKIEDVTWDELKEWHFYLHCIDWITYFKVCGDLDDLRKKFIRGYWSFKVIRCKQDSKNQIYEKIEFLKAELKRWEENLDKLEEIDMNGFLKTYALPLKEMTVDEDVDYSENLAWHLKYKTVGDMFFGNLDENLG; encoded by the exons ATGAATGAGATTCAACATTTTAGTCATCGGCATCCTCTATATGGATTTGTGGGTTTGTGGTGGCCTGTTGTATTCACTTGTGGTATGTGCAATCAGCCACTCGACAGATGTGAAGTACATTACGAATGCCGCCGTTGCGACTATCAAATCCACACGGCATGTGCTGAGTTGCCAGAGCTTATCAACAACTCTTTGCATGGCACACACTCCCTCAACCTCCTTAAGAGATCATCATTGGAGACTTCTATTCGTTGCTTTTACTGTGACAAATCCTTCGGAAATGAATTTGCTTACACTTGCAAGGAGTGTGCTTTCTACATGCATATCAGATGTAGTTCGATTCGACAACCCACAATAGCATGTGATGATCATGGCGTCATTCAATTCTCATGCCATCAACATCCAATGCCACTTGTGGTCGAGCATGGTATAgtgaagatgatgaagatgatggagATAGTGAAGATGATGAAGATATTATTCTTG ATAAACTGCCACAGAAAATTCAACATCCTTTTCATTCACACAAACATCTTACCCTTGAATTCAGTAAGCCTCAATCTTGTGATCTTTGCTATAAAAAAGATTGCAGACTCGTTTTTAGCTGTCATGAAATTGGGTGTACCTTTAAGGTTTGTACCGAAT CACATACATAGTTTGACTCTTCTTGATTCAGTCGTTGAGGATAATTGTCACGAATATTATTGCGATGtgtgtgaaaaagaaagaaaccCAGACTTTCGTGTTTACAATTGTTCTAATTGCCGATACGAAGCACATATACATTGTTTGATCCTTCAG ATTATGAAATTGATGAAAATGGGCAACGACATTAGTAATAATGTGGAGCTTTGGGCTTTGGGAGAAAATCGATGGAATTGGACAATTGCAATTGAAGAAAGAGATTATAATAATACTCACAAAGTGACACTTGGGGACCTAATGAGTTGTCTAACCCAACAAGAAAAGGAGATCCTTCTTCATCCAAGGAGTATTAATTTTAGTTTTGTAATAAGTAAGCATGATAGTTACAAAAATGCTAATTCTCGATTTCATCAATTGGGAAGATCTATTGAAGATTTTGAAACAATTACTGAATTTTTCCAAAAGTTTGATAGCTTGAAAAATGGCTTTGATAATGAGATTTATTGGTACACTCGTGAAGAAGGAATAAGGTTTAAAGTAGAGGATAAGTATTTAAGGCAAGAGGTTATGGAAGTTGATGGTAAGTACAAGGTACCCAAGACACTGGCACCTATTTTGAAAACATTGCTTGACAACTACTGCGGAGGAGGAGATCTTGGAGGATTATCAAGTTTGAGCCCTGCAATGAAGAGTGTGTCTACAACAATACTACTAATTGTCATTGACAAAATGTGTAGAACCAAGATTGAAGATGTTACCTGGGATGAACTCAAAGAATGGCATTTTTATCTTCATTGCATTGATTGGATTACATATTTTAAAGTATGTGGAGACTTGGATGACTTGAGAAAGAAATTCATTCGAGGTTATTGGAGTTTCAAAGTCATAAGATGTAAACAAGACTCCAAGAATCAAATATATGAGAAGATTGAATTTTTAAAAGCTGAACTGAAAAGATGGGAGGAGAATCTTGACAAGTTGGAAGAGATAGACAtgaatggtttcttgaaaacttacgCTTTGCCGCTGAAGGAGATGACTGTTGATGAAGACGTGGATTACTCAGAAAACTTGGCTTGGCATCTAAAGTATAAGACTGTTGGTGACATGTTCTTTGGTAACTTAGATGAAAATTTAGGctaa